CTCTCAAAAACTAACCCTCTGGTTCGCTATGACGACTTTTTTATTTACCCTTAATTCGGTAACGGTTTACAAAAACTTAAACCATTTTATATACTGTTGGCTTTAATAACATGCGGTAATGTACATTCATGGTACTTCTTAAGTTTAATTTGGCCAAGGTAAGGCCAAGCAGTTCTTCCCAGTCCGGCACAGTGAGCTGCAGGTTATCTGCTGGCTCAATTATAATATCAGTGGTTTTAATAAATCCAGCATTGGGTTTATTATCCATCACAATGCCTTTGGCTAGGGTAATGCCTTTAAGCTTTTGGCCTAATTCGTATCGGCAAAAGTTAATCACATCTGCCTTGGTAATAATCCGGTCTGCAGTGGTTAGCCCATACTTATAAGCCTGTACCCTGTTGGTTGCATTCAATCTCGACCGTCCGCCTTTTGTTTGGCTTAATAAAAAGATGCTTTCTGCATTTACCTTATTGTTTTCGTATACCACTAAACGGCTACCGGCATTAATGTGGTTAGCCTCTTCAGCTTGTGTAACCCAAATATCTAAAAACAGAATATCGGCATCATCAATCGGTTTTAATACAATATAGCTTGGTAATTCTTTGATGTCTTTTAATGCCGAGCGACTCTTCTGTTCAATAAGGGCAATATTCTGTTCTAAATTTTTAAGCACGGTGCTTAAAAAATCGGGGCCATAGGCAGAAAAAGAAGCCTTCTCATCTCTGAGCAGTTCAAACAGATAATCGACCAATTCTTTTGCATTTCTGGTATCGAAGCGCTCGGTGCCCCCATACCTGATCGAGAAGGAACCGTCGCCTTTATCGTTCTCATTGGTGTATGGAATTTCGTTATAACTTTTGCCTTTATTGTCTTTCAGATTTTCTACAGCCAGCATTTGGTCTATAGCTTCGGTTTTAATCGGGATGATATTATTCATCGTTTTAAGCCGGTGTTTGATCTGGCTTAACTTTTTATTTACCACCGGAAATGCATTGGTATAGATATGAAGCTCATTCAGCATTTCCTGATTGATGGCCGCAGGAAAAACCACTTTAAGCCATTTTACTTTTTCATCAATCTGGTTTAAGCTTGCTGGCTGAAAAATGTTTGCAAAGGCAGCAGGCAGCTCCTTACTTTCATCAATATTAAAATCATTAAGATCGCCAAGGGTAATAAACCTGTTGCTATAAAACTGGAGCACATCAGCCTTAATTAGATTAAGCAACTGTTTATGCTGAAAGGGCGCTTCGTGTTTTCCGGTTAATGGCTCATCCATAAAACGTTCGGTATAGGCACTAAGCTCATTATCTTTATAGAACCATTTTCCCAAGGATAACAGATCGTAAGTGTTCTCTGGTACCGAATAGTTTTTCCAATCAAAAAATAAATTTAGTTTGTTAAAATCCATCCAGTTTTTTATCCCATTAAAACCGATGTAGATGGTGTTTTTTTCTATTGCTGATCCAGGTAAAGTATTTAAAATAGGTTGCCTGCTTAATTGTTCTACATTAAAAAGGGTAGTTCCGGTTGCGATATATTTTATAGCAGCATTTTGAACTTTTACATGATGCAAGGGGCTGAAGAAAATGTCTATTTTTTTTGCCTTATCATTTTCTTGCTGGATGTTTTTCTTAAAAGCGAACTGTGTATATGGAGAAAGGTAATCTTCGTATTCAATTGGCCTGGCGTGGACAATGGCGTGCGCAGGTAACGATGAAGTTAAATGATCGGGAGCTAAAATGCGGCTAATCTTATCGAAAATTCTATTCTCAAGATTTTTAACATCATTGGCCACATTAAAAAGTTCGTTACTTAAGGCTTCAATAATTAATTTTACAAGCGGATCAAAATCATTACTATCCTTAACGTTCCAAAAATCTTCAGCATTTTTTAAAATTCTGTTCCGGATCTCATCTTTTGATGAATAAAAAACTGGTTTCATGTGTAGAATATTTTGGGCGTTTTAGATTAAGTTGATAGCGGGCTAAGAAATAAAGCGGTGTTGAAAAAATATTTTTCTCCTGTGGTTTTTATTAGTGCCCTAACACTAATATCTACCTTTTTTTTAATCTCAGTTATCTTACGTAGCGGATATACGTTTTCTACTTCAGTAATACGGACCTCTACCTCGGTATTATATATCCGAAATTCACTATTGGTTATGGATTTTAGCAACGATTTGCGGAATTTTTCCTCCCAAATGCTCTCGCTCACGATTAACTCAAAATCCAGGTCCCATATTTCACATCCAAAATCATGATGGAATCTATGCTCTCCAAACCGGGTAAAAATAATCAATTCAATGTGGTTAGAAATCGATTTTCCTAGGTCTGTTGCCTGTAGGCCAGCACCTGAAAATACGGCGTTAAATCTGAAGGGTTTGTTGAAAAAATTTTCAGACATGGATGTTTGGCTTAAAGTTTGTTAAAAGTAAAATAAATAAAACCGTTTTAATAACCAAACAACAAATATTAAAAATTGTTATAGTACAATGTTAATTTGAAAAGGTTTGTGTGATTCTTAGTGAGGTTGATTGTCGGATTAATTATTAGGCTATTGCTATGTGAAACTATTAAATCTTTATGAAACCCATTAACGCTACCGAAATTAGGAATTCATACACCAAGTTTATTTTAAACTTTGTTTTCCTAACACTCTTCTCTATTCTTTGCATTTATCTCTTTTTTGCAGCTTCTGATTACGAGTACACGCTACTCGATAAAAAAGTAAAAGAAACCGAAAAATTATCCTATTTACGAAAAGATATCAATACCAATTTCGATCTCATTTTAGTCCGCTTTAAAGAGCTTGCCCAATACCGTGATTATAATGCAAACGAAATGAGCAAACAGAGCATTTTACTTGGCGATATTCAAACCGCCAATAACAGGATAAAAGATTTAATTACGAAGAAGACCGAATCCAGTCCCAGTTTCGACCTATATGGGAAACTGAATAACAATGTTGGCGCAATGGCCGATTTACAAGATTCTCTTATTAAATCAAGAGGTGATATTCAAAGATACAAGGAACAAATAAACGACTGCCATCGTGCAAACCAATCAGCAGCTAACAAAATTAGAAATGGTAGGTTCGGCCGATAATTAAAGATTATGATAAAACTTAGCATAAAAGAAAGACGGGAACAATTCTTGTTTTTTTTAGCCCTGTTTGTTTTTACTGTTGGGCTTTTAAGCTTTGGGATTTTTTACAGTGGTACATCCCGGTACGAAATTTCTAAAGAAGAACTTGAAGTGAAGATCCGTGAAAATGATGCCTTTGAAAATATGGTGAAAGAAACCATGCCTACTGTTGATACGACTTTTAAGCAGATTACACGCTATAACCCAAATGTGCAAGCGGTATTTTTAAAGAACGATATCCAGCTTTCGTTGGGCTCCATTAAAGCTGCGTTTGATCGAAAAGCATCAGATTCGAGATATAAAATCTTCGTTCAAACCTCACAACTGTACGACAGGTTATTTTACGATAGACAAGAACAAAATAGAAATATTACAGATATTGAACTGCACAAAAGGCAATTAGACGACTGTATTACCAACAGGCGTCAGCTGCAGCAAACAATATCTGCAAGATAAACATCCTACAACCTATAAAAAACGCTACCTATGTCTGACACAAACACCAAGCAAGTTAACTCAAATTCGCAAGGCTACGTTATCCTTTACATCCTTTTGGCTGTATTGCTCTTAACAGGCCTGATTTTTTTATTTAAAAGCTCTTTGTTCGAAAAAAGAGCCATCGATGCAAGAATCCTCAAAGATGAAATTTATTTAAACGAGGATTTAGTTTTTACTGATAATACACCTAAAGCCACTAAATGGTTATGGGAATTCGGTAATGGCGAAAAAGCGACTACAAAAACCGGTTCCTATCATTACACTAAGCCCGATACTTATATTGTACGTTTAACCGTTGATGGCGAATTACGTCAGGAATTTCCAATAACCGTGCGCGATACTGTAAAAGCAGCAGTTGTCGATAGCGTGCTCACCATAAGCGGGCCAACTGCCGGTCTGGTTAATGAAGAGATCAGGCTGGAGGGCGATGGAGAAGGAAAAGATTTCGAATGGTCTTTCGGCGAAACCGGCCGTGTAGATGTTAAAGGAAAAACCGCTTTATACACCTACCGTGCACCTGGGAAATATGTAGTACGCCTTCGATCGGATAAAGCACGTAAACCAGCTTTTTTAAATATCCTGATTACCGATCCTAATGCCGAAATAGTGGAAGATCTGGTTGCACCCGGAGATGGAGAACGTAAAACCATTGATGATATCAGAGCCCGCCTACAAGCTATTGCAAATGGTGCTGATTTTAACTCCAACTATTATTATCTCATTAACAAATACATGTGCAGCAACGAAAAAGTAACTGTAAATGTGGAGATGAACGGAAAGAAAAAGCAGACTGATATTTACTCTTATTGCATGGGCTTAACTTTTGGCGGCGAAATCGCGGTTGACGAAGCGCAGTTAACCATTAAGCCAAATTCTACCTGCGCCAGTTTGTTAAACATTAAGCAACATTCTGGAACAGTCCAGCCTGCAGCAACAGCAACTACCGATGCTCCGGCAAAAACAAAATAGATTAACATCTGAACCTAATTTTAAAGCTCATCTACAATATTATGAAAAAATATTATGCCTTATCCATCCTGTTCTTAGGAATATCGTTTGCCTATGCACAATCACCGGCATCCTTTGGCAAAAAAGTGAAATACATGCCCAAATCGTATGAAAAGCCAGCCGAAACCATAAACATTAACGATAATACCAGTAGCAGCAGTTTACCCTGGATTGTTTTTTCCGATCGCGAAGACAACTATACCACCACTGCTCCAGGTGGAAGCCTGATTATGAAAAAAATCAGCTTCATGGAACCTTTTTATGTTTCAAAGGAAGAAAACGGATACCTGAAACTGATCAAGTATAAAGCAGGAATGATCAGAGGAAGAAAAATTAACGATAAAAAGAGCGCCATCAGTTACGGCTGGATAGCAAAATCTAAACTTCTTTTGTGGCAGCGTGCTTTTTCTAACCAAAAAACAGGTTATGCCGAAAAAGCTATTGGCATTATAAACGGTAAAAACGCACTTACAGAGCCAAAATTTTATTTCGATACTACCGACTCCATTTTGGTTTACAACACACCCGAACTTAAAGACAGGCGCACCAAAGTAAGGTTGCATGAAATTGCTTATATCTATAAAAAATCAGAAGATGGCAAAAAATATCTGATCGGTTCTGATGATCAGTTGGTTGCTGATACAGCTTTAAAAAGTATTTATGGATGGGTTTCTGCTGAGGCAGTACACAGTTGGGGAGATCGGCTGTATATAACATCTGTTAAGCCTGGTAATTACGATAACGATGATTCTACTTCAACGGCTATTAAAAATGGAATAAACAATGGAACAGCTTTCGTGGTTGATCCTCTATTGCCAAGAGAAAACCTGATTTTAAGAAGTGTTCCTGTAGTTTCTGATGATGCCGGTGCGTATGCTGTGGGGATAGCAGCCGATGTTTACAATAAAAAAGACAACAAAATATTAACCATTAATGGTTCAGCACTTTCTTATCAGGATTATGTGAATCTGCGTAAAAATAAAAATAAGGTTAATGTTGTTTTTGTAGTTGATGGTGGAAGCCCGATGACGAAGTATCTTTCCGGAATGACCAATACTATTGCTTCTTTTGAAAACATAATGGGCGATTTTGGTAAAGGGACTAAAGTAAATTATGGCGGTGTAGTATACCGTGGCGAAACGGGATGCTCATTACAAGGGATTTTTGTTAGTCCGATTCAGGATGATTACCGACAGTTGATGACTTTCCTGTCTAACCAGGCAAAAAATACACTGAGGTGTAACGGCGAAATTGCCGAAGAACCTGTATTTGCGGCATTAAAGGCCGGATTAAATTTGTTTAAAACGAAAAAGAACGAAACCAATTTAATTGTTTTGGTTGGTAGTACGGGTAATGTTGGCGGTACCAATAATTATCTTATTAACGAACTGAGTGAGCAGGTTGCACTTGCCGATGCCCGAATTTTAGCACTACAAGTTTATAGCGATTTTAACCAGTCGTTTAATGATTTTGTAATTCAGTCGCGAAAACTGGTTTCAGAATCAGCTATCCGTGCTGCCGAATACAGAAAAAAAACCATGGTTAAAGGAGAAGGTTTAAAAAGCTTCCAGCCTTATAACACCAGCCTCCAGGATTCAATTTCTTATTATTTAGATTATCCTAAAAACAGTTTAATACAAGGTGGGGTGGTTTTCCCAACTAAAGGTTCAGTAAATTCAAACCAGAGCATGACCATCGCTTTGCGCCGTTTTGTGAAAGAAACCAATATGGATATCTACAACCAGATCAGCTCTTTGGATAGCGCATTCCGTTTAACAGGTATATCGCGCAAAAACTTATCAGCTGATGTAGAAGGCTTACTACCAGCGCCGGTTGGCGCAGAAGTAGCTGACCGTATGCCGCACAATGCCTTTAAATATTACAGTACCGCCAACGTATCAGCCGATGTTGTAAAAAACAACCGCTCTACGCTGCAGTATGCCATTGTATTAAATAATATGGAATACAAGCAGATTGTAGATGTTTTTTCGATTATGTTGGGGCAAAACCTACAGGCAGATCAGTCTTCTTTCAGAAGCAAACTCGTTAAAAACTACGTTAAAATGCCTAAACAGCTGTTGGGGATGAAAGTATCTTCAGGAGATATTAAAGCAATGACTTTGGCCAGCTACATCAAATTGGTAACAGGTTTACCTTTAAATAACGAGTTTTTGTCAAAATATACTGTAAACGATTTAAAAAGCACCTCTAGAATGCCCCTCGATCAGTTTGAGAGTTATATCAAGATGTTAAATCAATCGGTACAACAGATCAAAAGGGCGACACAGATTGAACAACAATTTGTATCAAACGGAAAAATATATTACTACATCACCGAAAATAATTTTAACCCGGCAGTTTTGCCTACAACCAACTAAGGGCTATGGCAGTTACAAATTTAAGCGAATCGGTTAAAACGGCCTTGCATATCGCACAGTCATTAGCAAAAGAATACAGAAATGAAACATTTTCTGCAGCTCATTTGCTCAAAGGCTTAATGCATAAAGATGTTGGCTTACGGTCGTTTATCACTTCAATTGGGAAGGATGAAGAATATATTAGTGAGTGGGCGGAAGTTCGGATTGATGAACAGACAAAATCTGCAAGTTTTAGTGATTCTGTTAGTGGTGCACCAGAAATTGCCGTTATTTTTGAAGAAGCTGATAACGTACGCATTAAATTAGGGCTGGATTTAATTACGCCTGTGTGTGTGCTGACTGCATTGGCTAAACCTGGAATCGGTTTTCAGCCCGATCAGTTAAAATCTTTTCCAATAAAGGAACGCGAAATTTTAGACCTTTATGTAAAGGATGAAGAAATTTCGAGAGCTGTTTCTCCAGGTCAGGCAACTTCATCTGTAGAAAATAAAAGTACAGGCAACGCATTATATAAATACTGTATAGATCGGTTACAGATGGTTCGCGATGGTAAAACCGATCCGATAATCGGTCGGGATAAAGAAACCAGGATGATGATGGAAATCCTTTGTCGCCGCACCAAGCCAAATGTAATTCTTACTGGCGATGCCGGTGTGGGTAAAACCGCACTTGTTGATGGATTTGCCATTGATATTGTAAACCAGAATGTGCCAGAAAGTCTTAAACCGGTACAGCTTTTTGAATTGGATCTAGGCTCGTTAATAGCAGGAGCATCTTATAAAGGAGAGATTGAAGACCGTTTAAAAAACATCATCAAAGAAATAAAACAGTTCGAAAAAGCAGTGCTCTTTATTGATGAAATCCATACGTTATTGGATAGCAAAGGCCCATTGGGTGCCGGAATTGGCAATTTGCTAAAGCCAGAACTTGCCCGGGGCGAAATCACGGTAATTGGCGCAACCACTATTGACGAATACCGCAAAATTATTGAACCTGAACAGGCTTTTAGCAGGCGGTTCGAAGTGCTTCAGGTAAATGAACCGAACGAGGAAAGCACGATAAAAATGTTGCAAAAACTGGCAGTAAAATATGAAGAACATCATATTTTAACGATCGAACCTGATGCGTTGGGCGAATGCGTTCGTTTAGCCAAGCGGTATATGAAAGATAGACGTCTCCCTGATTCTGCTTTCGATTTATTGGATAGAACCATGGCGGCAATGAAAATGATGAATGACACTTCCGATCAGGTAATTGAAAGCCTGGAAGCTGATCTGGAAACATTAAATGCCAATACGGAACAGGCGGAGACAGCGAAATTTGCAGATTATAAGTGGCTTTTTTCTTTGCTTCAAAATAAATTAAGTCCGGTTTTGTTAGGGCGGTTAACCGACGAAACGCAAACAGATACTTTCGAAACAGCGGATGAATATCAGGGTTATATCAATAGTAGCCTGCAGGAATTAAAAAAATATGCGGCAGAAAAAAGCGACCGCATTACCAAACAGGACATCGCTTCCATTGTGGCCTATAAAACAGGTATCCCAATGGGAAAACTTCAAGCTGGCGAAAAAGAAAAACTGCTCAATATGGAAGCTTACCTGAAAAAACGGGTTGTAGGGCAGGATCAGGCCCTTAAAGCGGTTTCTGATGCGATATTGGAATCGCGCAGTGGCTTAAATAAAAAAGGACAGCCCATCGGATCTTTCTTTTTACTGGGTCCAACCGGAACAGGTAAAACCGAACTGGCTAAATCAATAGCAGAATTTCTGTTTAATGATGAAAAAGCCATGATCAGGTTCGATATGTCTGAATTTAAAGAAGAACACAGTGCGGCATTGCTTTATGGTGCGCCTCCAGGATATGTGGGTTATGAGGAAGGCGGTTTGTTAGTAAACAAAATCAGGCAACAGCCTTATTCGGTATTGTTGTTTGATGAAATTGAAAAAGCTCAC
The nucleotide sequence above comes from Pedobacter riviphilus. Encoded proteins:
- a CDS encoding PKD domain-containing protein, which encodes MSDTNTKQVNSNSQGYVILYILLAVLLLTGLIFLFKSSLFEKRAIDARILKDEIYLNEDLVFTDNTPKATKWLWEFGNGEKATTKTGSYHYTKPDTYIVRLTVDGELRQEFPITVRDTVKAAVVDSVLTISGPTAGLVNEEIRLEGDGEGKDFEWSFGETGRVDVKGKTALYTYRAPGKYVVRLRSDKARKPAFLNILITDPNAEIVEDLVAPGDGERKTIDDIRARLQAIANGADFNSNYYYLINKYMCSNEKVTVNVEMNGKKKQTDIYSYCMGLTFGGEIAVDEAQLTIKPNSTCASLLNIKQHSGTVQPAATATTDAPAKTK
- the tssO gene encoding type VI secretion system TssO: MIKLSIKERREQFLFFLALFVFTVGLLSFGIFYSGTSRYEISKEELEVKIRENDAFENMVKETMPTVDTTFKQITRYNPNVQAVFLKNDIQLSLGSIKAAFDRKASDSRYKIFVQTSQLYDRLFYDRQEQNRNITDIELHKRQLDDCITNRRQLQQTISAR
- a CDS encoding GPW/gp25 family protein, whose product is MSENFFNKPFRFNAVFSGAGLQATDLGKSISNHIELIIFTRFGEHRFHHDFGCEIWDLDFELIVSESIWEEKFRKSLLKSITNSEFRIYNTEVEVRITEVENVYPLRKITEIKKKVDISVRALIKTTGEKYFFNTALFLSPLST
- a CDS encoding ATP-dependent Clp protease ATP-binding subunit; protein product: MAVTNLSESVKTALHIAQSLAKEYRNETFSAAHLLKGLMHKDVGLRSFITSIGKDEEYISEWAEVRIDEQTKSASFSDSVSGAPEIAVIFEEADNVRIKLGLDLITPVCVLTALAKPGIGFQPDQLKSFPIKEREILDLYVKDEEISRAVSPGQATSSVENKSTGNALYKYCIDRLQMVRDGKTDPIIGRDKETRMMMEILCRRTKPNVILTGDAGVGKTALVDGFAIDIVNQNVPESLKPVQLFELDLGSLIAGASYKGEIEDRLKNIIKEIKQFEKAVLFIDEIHTLLDSKGPLGAGIGNLLKPELARGEITVIGATTIDEYRKIIEPEQAFSRRFEVLQVNEPNEESTIKMLQKLAVKYEEHHILTIEPDALGECVRLAKRYMKDRRLPDSAFDLLDRTMAAMKMMNDTSDQVIESLEADLETLNANTEQAETAKFADYKWLFSLLQNKLSPVLLGRLTDETQTDTFETADEYQGYINSSLQELKKYAAEKSDRITKQDIASIVAYKTGIPMGKLQAGEKEKLLNMEAYLKKRVVGQDQALKAVSDAILESRSGLNKKGQPIGSFFLLGPTGTGKTELAKSIAEFLFNDEKAMIRFDMSEFKEEHSAALLYGAPPGYVGYEEGGLLVNKIRQQPYSVLLFDEIEKAHPSVFDTFLQILDEGHMHDRLGKEGDFSNSLILFTSNIGSEWIAEQISKGVIPASNQLMEVMAGHFRPEFLARISEIVPFAPINESNVVRIFEIQLSSLVQSLNKMGIEFEIADDAKKMIALDGFTPKYGARQLSAVIRNLLRRPISKYIISGELKKGSKIQVSKHPEEDTLKWDIIQPEVVTLEQKLS
- a CDS encoding type VI secretion system baseplate subunit TssF, encoding MKPVFYSSKDEIRNRILKNAEDFWNVKDSNDFDPLVKLIIEALSNELFNVANDVKNLENRIFDKISRILAPDHLTSSLPAHAIVHARPIEYEDYLSPYTQFAFKKNIQQENDKAKKIDIFFSPLHHVKVQNAAIKYIATGTTLFNVEQLSRQPILNTLPGSAIEKNTIYIGFNGIKNWMDFNKLNLFFDWKNYSVPENTYDLLSLGKWFYKDNELSAYTERFMDEPLTGKHEAPFQHKQLLNLIKADVLQFYSNRFITLGDLNDFNIDESKELPAAFANIFQPASLNQIDEKVKWLKVVFPAAINQEMLNELHIYTNAFPVVNKKLSQIKHRLKTMNNIIPIKTEAIDQMLAVENLKDNKGKSYNEIPYTNENDKGDGSFSIRYGGTERFDTRNAKELVDYLFELLRDEKASFSAYGPDFLSTVLKNLEQNIALIEQKSRSALKDIKELPSYIVLKPIDDADILFLDIWVTQAEEANHINAGSRLVVYENNKVNAESIFLLSQTKGGRSRLNATNRVQAYKYGLTTADRIITKADVINFCRYELGQKLKGITLAKGIVMDNKPNAGFIKTTDIIIEPADNLQLTVPDWEELLGLTLAKLNLRSTMNVHYRMLLKPTVYKMV
- the tssR gene encoding type VI secretion system protein TssR domain-containing protein, whose product is MKKYYALSILFLGISFAYAQSPASFGKKVKYMPKSYEKPAETININDNTSSSSLPWIVFSDREDNYTTTAPGGSLIMKKISFMEPFYVSKEENGYLKLIKYKAGMIRGRKINDKKSAISYGWIAKSKLLLWQRAFSNQKTGYAEKAIGIINGKNALTEPKFYFDTTDSILVYNTPELKDRRTKVRLHEIAYIYKKSEDGKKYLIGSDDQLVADTALKSIYGWVSAEAVHSWGDRLYITSVKPGNYDNDDSTSTAIKNGINNGTAFVVDPLLPRENLILRSVPVVSDDAGAYAVGIAADVYNKKDNKILTINGSALSYQDYVNLRKNKNKVNVVFVVDGGSPMTKYLSGMTNTIASFENIMGDFGKGTKVNYGGVVYRGETGCSLQGIFVSPIQDDYRQLMTFLSNQAKNTLRCNGEIAEEPVFAALKAGLNLFKTKKNETNLIVLVGSTGNVGGTNNYLINELSEQVALADARILALQVYSDFNQSFNDFVIQSRKLVSESAIRAAEYRKKTMVKGEGLKSFQPYNTSLQDSISYYLDYPKNSLIQGGVVFPTKGSVNSNQSMTIALRRFVKETNMDIYNQISSLDSAFRLTGISRKNLSADVEGLLPAPVGAEVADRMPHNAFKYYSTANVSADVVKNNRSTLQYAIVLNNMEYKQIVDVFSIMLGQNLQADQSSFRSKLVKNYVKMPKQLLGMKVSSGDIKAMTLASYIKLVTGLPLNNEFLSKYTVNDLKSTSRMPLDQFESYIKMLNQSVQQIKRATQIEQQFVSNGKIYYYITENNFNPAVLPTTN
- the tssO gene encoding type VI secretion system TssO, encoding MKPINATEIRNSYTKFILNFVFLTLFSILCIYLFFAASDYEYTLLDKKVKETEKLSYLRKDINTNFDLILVRFKELAQYRDYNANEMSKQSILLGDIQTANNRIKDLITKKTESSPSFDLYGKLNNNVGAMADLQDSLIKSRGDIQRYKEQINDCHRANQSAANKIRNGRFGR